Proteins encoded by one window of Dryocola sp. LX212:
- the rstB gene encoding two-component system sensor histidine kinase RstB yields MKKLFIQFYLLLFVCFLVMTMLVGLVYKFTAERAGRQSLDDLMKSSLYLMRSELREIPPRDWNKTINDLDLNLSFKLNIEPMSKFKLDEMTAHHLREGEIIALDDEYTFIQRIPRSHYVLAVGPIPYLFFLHQMRLLDVGLMIFIAISLAFPVFIWMRPHWQDMLKLETAAQRLGKGHLSERIHFDSASSFERLGVAFNQMADNINALIASKKLLIDGIAHELRTPLVRLRYRLEMSENLTEEETQALNRDIGQLEGLIDELLTFARLDRPQTELHLTAVNLPEWMRNHIADVRVIHPHREIALQCPAVGDFGQIDLRLLERVTDNLINNALRYSQQQLSVSLRLDRQIATLIVEDDGPGIPEEEREHIFQPFVRLDPSRDRSTGGCGLGLAIVHSVAMAMGGAVRVDSGPLGGARFHFSWPVISFEPEQNPPQITKTA; encoded by the coding sequence ATGAAGAAACTTTTTATTCAGTTTTATCTCCTGCTGTTCGTCTGCTTTCTGGTAATGACGATGCTGGTCGGTCTGGTCTACAAATTTACCGCCGAGCGCGCTGGCCGCCAGTCGCTCGATGATTTGATGAAAAGCTCGTTGTATCTGATGCGCAGCGAACTTCGTGAAATCCCACCGCGCGACTGGAATAAAACCATCAACGATCTCGATCTCAACTTATCTTTTAAGCTGAACATTGAGCCGATGAGCAAGTTTAAGCTGGATGAGATGACCGCCCACCACCTGCGGGAAGGTGAAATTATCGCCCTCGACGACGAGTACACTTTTATCCAGCGCATCCCCCGCAGCCATTATGTTCTTGCGGTTGGTCCTATTCCCTATCTGTTCTTTTTGCACCAGATGCGCCTGCTGGACGTCGGGCTGATGATATTTATCGCCATCTCGCTCGCCTTCCCGGTGTTCATCTGGATGCGTCCGCACTGGCAGGACATGCTTAAACTGGAGACGGCGGCACAGCGCCTGGGGAAAGGTCACCTTAGCGAACGGATTCATTTCGACAGCGCCTCAAGCTTCGAGCGCCTTGGCGTTGCCTTCAACCAGATGGCGGATAACATTAACGCGCTGATCGCCAGCAAAAAGTTACTGATTGATGGAATCGCACATGAGCTGCGCACACCGCTGGTTCGCCTGCGCTATCGGCTTGAAATGAGTGAAAACCTGACCGAAGAAGAAACTCAGGCCCTGAATCGTGATATCGGCCAGCTTGAGGGGCTGATAGATGAGCTGCTGACCTTCGCCCGTCTGGACAGGCCGCAGACTGAGCTGCATCTGACAGCGGTAAATCTGCCTGAATGGATGCGAAATCATATTGCAGATGTGCGCGTGATTCACCCACATCGTGAAATCGCTCTGCAATGCCCTGCCGTGGGTGACTTTGGCCAAATCGATCTGCGCCTTCTTGAGCGCGTGACGGATAACCTTATCAACAACGCCCTGCGTTACAGCCAGCAGCAGCTGAGCGTAAGCCTGCGCCTCGATCGGCAAATCGCCACGCTGATAGTCGAAGACGACGGCCCCGGCATTCCGGAGGAAGAGCGTGAACATATTTTCCAGCCGTTCGTCCGCCTGGATCCTAGCCGCGACCGGTCAACCGGCGGCTGTGGCTTAGGACTGGCGATTGTTCATTCCGTCGCGATGGCTATGGGAGGAGCAGTCCGCGTAGACAGCGGCCCTCTGGGCGGCGCACGTTTTCATTTTAGCTGGCCGGTCATCTCCTTTGAACCAGAGCAAAATCCCCCACAGATAACAAAAACCGCCTGA
- the tus gene encoding DNA replication terminus site-binding protein, which produces MANYDLIERLTSTFRELERDLLLLRGQLDGYRLLVGRVFALPGIEKGSEHEPLNEIEVTQKIGKEAHEAALAHFTRLFIQQQSEKISSKAAVRLPGALCYSVSGDEYQQTHELVARVNQRKIELEKIISVDSGLASVQRFEWVHRHIPGLITLNAYRAISIVDNPTTLRFGWANKQIIKNLTRHEVMVMLEKSLKANRAVPPYTREQWAEQIERELNNVAMLPASTKLKIKRPVKVQPVARVWYQEKQKQVQLACPSPLLVLCQQDNGEAPPEIGELLNYDAENIRHRYKPQAQALRLLIPRLHLYCEQ; this is translated from the coding sequence ATGGCGAATTACGATCTGATTGAACGGTTAACCTCGACGTTCCGGGAGCTGGAACGTGACCTGCTGCTGCTGCGTGGTCAGCTGGATGGCTATCGGCTGCTGGTGGGCCGAGTCTTTGCCCTGCCCGGCATCGAGAAAGGTAGCGAACACGAACCGCTTAACGAGATTGAGGTCACGCAGAAAATCGGCAAAGAGGCCCATGAGGCAGCGCTTGCCCACTTCACCCGCCTCTTCATCCAGCAGCAGTCGGAAAAAATCAGCAGCAAGGCTGCGGTGCGCCTTCCCGGCGCCCTGTGCTACAGCGTGAGCGGCGATGAATATCAGCAGACTCATGAGCTGGTCGCGCGGGTTAACCAGCGTAAGATCGAACTTGAAAAGATCATCAGCGTTGATTCCGGCCTTGCCAGCGTGCAGCGCTTCGAATGGGTACATCGCCATATTCCGGGGCTGATAACGCTTAACGCCTATCGCGCTATCTCGATAGTTGATAACCCAACCACCCTGCGCTTTGGCTGGGCTAACAAGCAAATCATCAAGAATTTGACGCGGCATGAGGTGATGGTGATGCTGGAAAAAAGCCTGAAGGCAAACCGCGCCGTGCCGCCCTACACCCGCGAGCAGTGGGCGGAGCAGATCGAGCGTGAACTTAACAACGTCGCGATGCTACCCGCCAGCACGAAGCTGAAGATTAAACGTCCGGTGAAGGTCCAGCCGGTGGCCCGCGTCTGGTATCAGGAAAAGCAGAAGCAGGTGCAGCTCGCCTGCCCTTCACCGCTGCTCGTACTGTGCCAGCAGGACAACGGCGAAGCGCCGCCGGAAATTGGCGAACTGCTGAATTACGATGCGGAGAATATCCGCCATCGCTATAAGCCACAAGCCCAAGCGTTAAGGCTGTTGATCCCAAGGCTGCATCTTTACTGCGAGCAATAA
- the fumC gene encoding class II fumarate hydratase → MASSRIEKDSMGPIDVPADKLWGAQTQRSLEHFRISTEKMPTALIQALALTKRAAAKVNMDLGLLPAERGKAILAAADEVLAGKHPEEFPLAIWQTGSGTQSNMNMNEVLANRASEILGGERGMERVVHPNDDVNKSQSSNDVFPTAMHVAAVIAVREGLIPQLKALKETLQAKAEAFRDIVKIGRTHLQDATPLTLGQEISGWVAMLEHNLRHIEHSLPHVAELALGGTAVGTGLNTHPEYAVRVAKELAEITRQPFVTAPNKFEALATCDALVHAHGALKGLAASLMKIANDVRWLSSGPRCGIGEIAIPENEPGSSIMPGKVNPTQCEAMTMLCCQVMGNDVAVNMGGAAGNFELNVYRPMVIHNVLQSIRLLADGMESFNEHCAVGIEPNRDRINQLLNESLMLVTALNTHIGYDKAAEIAKKAHKEGLTLKASALKLGYLTEDEFDAWVRPEEMVGSMRQ, encoded by the coding sequence ATGGCATCCAGTCGTATTGAAAAAGACTCTATGGGACCCATTGATGTTCCGGCTGATAAGCTCTGGGGCGCGCAGACGCAGCGCTCGCTTGAGCATTTCCGCATCTCCACGGAAAAAATGCCGACGGCACTCATCCAGGCGCTGGCGCTGACTAAGCGTGCAGCCGCTAAGGTGAATATGGATCTTGGCCTGCTGCCCGCAGAGCGGGGCAAAGCAATACTCGCCGCCGCCGATGAAGTGTTGGCAGGCAAGCATCCCGAGGAGTTCCCGCTGGCTATCTGGCAAACGGGTTCAGGCACGCAAAGCAACATGAACATGAACGAGGTGCTGGCGAACAGGGCCAGTGAAATCCTTGGTGGCGAGCGTGGCATGGAGCGCGTGGTTCACCCTAATGATGATGTGAACAAAAGCCAGAGTTCTAACGACGTATTCCCGACAGCGATGCACGTCGCCGCGGTTATTGCAGTGCGCGAAGGGTTAATCCCGCAGCTTAAGGCGCTGAAAGAGACGCTGCAGGCGAAAGCGGAAGCCTTCCGCGATATCGTCAAAATTGGCCGCACCCACCTGCAGGACGCCACGCCGTTAACGCTCGGCCAGGAGATCTCCGGCTGGGTGGCAATGCTGGAGCACAATCTCAGACATATAGAACACAGTCTGCCGCACGTAGCGGAACTGGCTCTTGGCGGCACCGCCGTGGGCACTGGCCTGAATACTCATCCGGAATATGCAGTACGTGTAGCAAAAGAGCTGGCCGAAATTACCCGTCAGCCGTTTGTCACCGCGCCGAATAAATTTGAGGCGCTGGCTACCTGTGATGCGCTGGTGCACGCGCATGGCGCGCTGAAAGGGCTGGCCGCGTCGCTGATGAAAATTGCTAACGACGTTCGCTGGCTCTCATCCGGCCCGCGCTGCGGCATCGGCGAAATCGCCATTCCTGAAAACGAGCCGGGCAGCTCAATCATGCCGGGCAAGGTGAATCCAACGCAGTGCGAAGCGATGACGATGCTGTGCTGCCAGGTGATGGGTAACGACGTGGCGGTGAACATGGGCGGGGCAGCAGGGAATTTTGAACTGAACGTCTATCGCCCGATGGTTATCCATAATGTTCTGCAATCGATTCGCCTGCTGGCGGACGGTATGGAAAGCTTTAACGAGCATTGTGCTGTCGGCATCGAGCCAAACCGGGACCGTATCAACCAGCTGTTGAACGAATCGCTGATGCTGGTGACGGCGCTCAATACCCATATCGGCTACGACAAGGCGGCGGAAATCGCCAAAAAGGCCCATAAAGAGGGGCTGACCTTAAAGGCCTCCGCCCTGAAGCTGGGCTACCTCACGGAAGACGAGTTCGATGCATGGGTGCGGCCAGAAGAGATGGTCGGCAGCATGCGGCAGTAA
- the fumA gene encoding class I fumarate hydratase FumA: MSNKAFHYQEPFPLKKDETEYYLLSKDYVSVSEFEGQEVLKVDPKALTLLAQHAFHDASFMLRPAHQQQVADILADPEASENDKYVALQFLRNSEIAAKGILPTCQDTGTAIITGKKGQRVWTGGGDEAALSQGIYNTYIEDNLRYSQNAALDMYKEVNTGTNLPAQIDLYSVDGAEYKFLCIAKGGGSANKTYLYQETKALLSPGKLKDYLVEKMRSLGTAACPPYHVAFVIGGTSAESTLKTVKLASTKYYDGLPTEGNEHGQAFRDIQLEEELLKEAQNLGLGAQFGGKYFAHDIRVVRLPRHGASCPVGMGVSCSADRNIKGKINRDGIWLEKLEHNPGKYIPQELRQAGEGEAVKVDLNRPMSEILKQLSQYPVSTRLSLSGTIIVARDIAHAKLKERIDNGEGLPQYIKDHPVYYAGPAKTPDGYASGSLGPTTAGRMDSYVDLLQANGGSMVMLAKGNRSQQVTDACHKHGGFYLGSIGGPAAVLAQQSIKSLTCVEYPELGMEAIWKIEVEDFPAFILVDDKGNDFFQKIHASQCNRCVK; the protein is encoded by the coding sequence ATGTCGAATAAAGCCTTTCATTATCAAGAGCCGTTCCCGTTAAAAAAAGACGAAACCGAATACTACCTGCTGAGCAAAGATTACGTCTCCGTCTCGGAGTTCGAAGGGCAGGAAGTCCTGAAAGTTGACCCCAAAGCCCTGACCCTGCTCGCGCAACACGCCTTCCACGATGCCTCTTTTATGCTGCGCCCGGCGCACCAGCAGCAGGTTGCCGATATTCTGGCCGACCCTGAAGCGAGCGAAAACGACAAATACGTGGCGCTGCAGTTCCTGCGTAACTCGGAGATCGCCGCCAAAGGTATTCTGCCAACCTGTCAGGATACGGGGACCGCGATCATCACCGGTAAAAAGGGCCAGCGCGTCTGGACCGGCGGTGGCGATGAAGCCGCGCTCTCGCAGGGCATCTACAACACCTACATTGAAGATAACCTGCGCTATTCGCAAAACGCGGCGCTGGATATGTACAAAGAGGTGAACACCGGAACCAACCTGCCTGCGCAGATCGACCTGTACAGCGTTGACGGGGCTGAATACAAATTCCTCTGCATCGCTAAAGGGGGCGGGTCCGCGAACAAAACCTATCTCTATCAGGAAACCAAGGCGCTGCTCAGCCCGGGCAAGCTGAAAGACTATCTCGTTGAAAAAATGCGCAGCCTGGGCACCGCAGCCTGCCCGCCGTACCACGTCGCATTTGTGATTGGCGGCACTTCGGCAGAGTCCACGCTTAAAACGGTGAAGCTCGCTTCAACCAAATATTACGATGGCCTGCCGACCGAAGGTAACGAGCACGGCCAGGCGTTCCGCGATATCCAGCTGGAAGAAGAGCTGCTGAAAGAAGCGCAGAACCTCGGCCTTGGCGCGCAGTTTGGCGGTAAATACTTCGCGCATGATATCCGCGTCGTTCGTCTGCCTCGCCACGGTGCATCCTGCCCGGTGGGCATGGGCGTATCCTGCTCTGCGGACCGTAACATCAAAGGGAAGATCAACCGCGACGGCATCTGGTTAGAAAAGCTGGAGCACAATCCAGGCAAATATATCCCGCAGGAACTGCGCCAGGCGGGGGAAGGAGAAGCCGTTAAAGTCGATCTGAATCGCCCGATGAGCGAGATCCTGAAGCAGCTTTCTCAGTACCCTGTTTCTACGCGTCTTTCCCTGAGCGGGACTATTATTGTGGCACGCGACATCGCACACGCTAAGCTCAAAGAGCGTATCGATAACGGTGAAGGGCTGCCGCAGTACATAAAAGATCACCCTGTGTACTACGCGGGGCCGGCCAAAACGCCTGACGGGTACGCGTCGGGTTCGCTTGGGCCAACGACGGCAGGGCGCATGGACTCCTATGTGGATTTGCTGCAGGCCAACGGCGGCAGCATGGTGATGCTGGCGAAAGGCAACCGTAGCCAGCAGGTTACGGATGCCTGCCACAAGCACGGCGGCTTCTATCTGGGCAGCATTGGCGGTCCGGCAGCGGTGCTGGCACAGCAAAGCATCAAGAGCCTCACCTGCGTTGAGTACCCCGAGCTGGGCATGGAGGCTATCTGGAAAATCGAGGTCGAGGATTTTCCGGCCTTTATTCTGGTAGATGACAAGGGCAACGACTTCTTCCAGAAAATACACGCCTCCCAATGTAATCGATGCGTGAAATAA
- the manA gene encoding mannose-6-phosphate isomerase, which produces MQKLINAVQNYAWGSKTALTELYGVQNPDNLPMAELWMGAHPKSSSKVLIDGQPRSLRDVIEADQNSALGTAVAERFRELPFLFKVLCADQPLSIQVHPNKKASELGFAKENADGIPLDAAERNYKDPNHKPELVFALTPFLAMNAFREFSDIVSLLQPVSGAHTAIAHFLEKPDAERLAQLFASLLNMQNEEKSRALGVLKAALNNQQGEPWETIRVISEFYPDDSGLFSPLLLNVVKLEPGEAMFLFAETPHAYLKGVALEVMANSDNVLRAGLTPKYIDIPELVANVKFEPKPAGELLTQPQQNGSELDFPIPVDDFAFSLLDLNPAPTGLAQDSAAIIFCVEGEAVLSKGEQQLVLKPGESAFIAANESPVAASGVGRIARVFNKL; this is translated from the coding sequence ATGCAAAAATTAATCAACGCGGTACAAAATTATGCGTGGGGAAGCAAAACTGCCTTAACTGAACTTTATGGCGTTCAAAATCCCGACAACCTGCCAATGGCGGAGCTGTGGATGGGGGCGCACCCAAAAAGTAGTTCTAAGGTCCTGATAGATGGCCAACCGCGCTCCCTGCGCGATGTTATCGAGGCGGATCAGAATTCAGCCCTTGGCACCGCCGTTGCCGAACGTTTCCGTGAACTGCCGTTCCTGTTTAAAGTCTTGTGTGCCGATCAGCCCCTCTCTATTCAGGTGCATCCCAACAAAAAAGCCTCCGAACTGGGCTTTGCAAAAGAAAACGCGGACGGGATCCCGCTGGATGCCGCCGAACGTAACTACAAAGATCCAAACCATAAGCCTGAGCTGGTCTTCGCCCTTACGCCATTCCTTGCGATGAACGCCTTCCGTGAATTCTCTGACATCGTCTCGCTTTTACAGCCTGTTTCCGGCGCGCACACCGCCATCGCGCATTTTCTTGAGAAGCCTGACGCTGAGCGTTTAGCACAGCTGTTCGCCAGCCTTTTGAATATGCAGAATGAAGAGAAATCCCGTGCGCTGGGCGTGCTGAAAGCCGCCCTGAATAATCAGCAGGGTGAACCTTGGGAAACTATTCGCGTCATCTCCGAATTCTATCCGGACGACAGCGGCCTGTTCTCTCCGCTGCTACTGAACGTCGTTAAACTCGAACCAGGCGAAGCGATGTTCCTGTTCGCCGAAACCCCGCATGCCTACCTTAAGGGCGTTGCGCTGGAAGTCATGGCCAACTCGGATAACGTGCTGCGCGCGGGCCTGACGCCAAAGTACATCGATATCCCTGAACTTGTCGCCAACGTGAAGTTTGAGCCAAAGCCAGCCGGTGAGCTGCTGACTCAGCCGCAGCAAAACGGCAGCGAGCTGGACTTCCCGATCCCGGTAGATGACTTCGCCTTCTCCCTGCTCGATCTAAACCCTGCCCCCACCGGGCTGGCGCAGGACAGCGCAGCAATTATTTTCTGTGTGGAAGGCGAAGCGGTATTGAGCAAGGGTGAACAGCAGCTTGTGCTCAAGCCAGGTGAATCAGCGTTTATTGCAGCTAACGAATCCCCTGTAGCCGCAAGCGGTGTGGGTCGAATCGCCCGTGTATTCAATAAGCTCTGA
- a CDS encoding YdgA family protein: MKKSLVAVGVIVALGVVWTGTAWYTGKQLEGRMAEMIANANAELNNASPESGLAVSYQDYQRGLFHSSMQLVIKPVPGKESAFLKPDQSIVFAETIDHGPFPFAQLKKFNLIPSMASIHTVLVNNPTTKPLFDITAGKSFIDAQTRVGYSGATASDIDLLPLNYAKGEDKISFSGGQLSADVDGDGNKIAVNGEAKSGLINTVNQYGQHVQMTFNGVTTDGSSQRTEFDERVGEQKAAIDKLSIAIEGKEMAVLEGFKINAKSDVQDDKKHLTGQVDYTVDALKVQNQNVGSGKLTVKVGNIDGAAMHQFSQKYNAESQKLLADPAIAQNPELYQQKLVDVLAANLPLLLKGNPVITVAPLSWKNAKGESTFNLSLYLKDPAGATGPANSPEEQLDRYVKSLDSKLVIPMDMATELMTQVAQLEGYKQEDAAKLADQQIKGLAAMGQMFRVTKVEDNNITTSLQYGSGKVSLNGQQMSLGDLVGMFALPGMDGVAPAPELEAPAPAPVVPPAQ; this comes from the coding sequence ATGAAAAAATCTCTGGTAGCGGTAGGTGTGATAGTAGCGCTGGGCGTGGTGTGGACGGGCACCGCCTGGTACACCGGCAAACAGCTGGAAGGTCGGATGGCGGAGATGATCGCCAACGCCAACGCCGAATTAAACAATGCCTCACCGGAATCGGGTCTGGCCGTGAGCTATCAGGATTATCAGCGCGGTCTGTTCCACAGCAGCATGCAGCTGGTGATAAAGCCTGTGCCGGGCAAAGAAAGCGCGTTCCTGAAGCCGGATCAAAGCATCGTTTTTGCTGAAACTATCGATCACGGCCCGTTCCCGTTTGCCCAGCTTAAAAAATTCAATTTGATCCCAAGCATGGCCTCTATTCATACCGTGCTGGTTAACAACCCAACAACCAAACCGCTGTTTGATATCACCGCCGGCAAGTCGTTCATTGATGCACAAACCCGTGTTGGCTACAGCGGCGCAACCGCCTCTGATATTGACCTGCTGCCGCTGAACTACGCCAAAGGTGAGGACAAAATTTCCTTCAGCGGCGGTCAGCTCTCCGCGGACGTGGACGGCGACGGCAATAAAATCGCGGTTAACGGTGAAGCGAAAAGCGGCCTGATCAATACCGTGAACCAGTATGGCCAGCACGTGCAGATGACCTTCAACGGCGTGACTACCGACGGCAGCAGCCAGCGCACCGAATTTGACGAGCGCGTCGGCGAGCAAAAAGCCGCCATCGACAAGCTGTCTATCGCCATTGAAGGCAAAGAGATGGCGGTGCTGGAAGGCTTTAAAATTAACGCCAAATCTGACGTGCAGGATGATAAAAAGCATCTTACCGGCCAGGTCGACTACACCGTCGACGCGCTGAAAGTGCAGAACCAGAACGTTGGCAGCGGCAAGCTCACCGTTAAAGTAGGCAATATCGACGGTGCGGCGATGCATCAGTTCAGTCAGAAATATAACGCCGAGTCCCAGAAGCTACTGGCGGATCCGGCTATTGCACAGAACCCGGAACTCTATCAGCAGAAGCTGGTAGACGTGCTGGCGGCTAACCTGCCGCTACTGCTGAAGGGGAACCCGGTTATCACCGTGGCGCCGCTGAGCTGGAAGAATGCGAAAGGGGAAAGTACCTTTAACCTCTCCCTTTATCTGAAGGATCCTGCTGGCGCTACCGGTCCGGCAAACAGTCCGGAAGAGCAGCTTGATCGCTATGTGAAGTCACTCGACAGCAAGCTGGTGATCCCAATGGATATGGCAACCGAGCTGATGACCCAGGTCGCGCAGCTGGAAGGCTACAAACAGGAAGATGCGGCGAAGCTTGCGGACCAGCAGATCAAAGGCCTGGCAGCAATGGGCCAGATGTTCCGCGTAACCAAAGTTGAAGACAACAACATCACCACCAGCCTGCAGTATGGCAGCGGCAAGGTCTCCCTGAATGGCCAGCAGATGTCGCTGGGCGATCTGGTAGGCATGTTTGCGCTGCCGGGCATGGACGGTGTCGCACCGGCACCTGAGCTGGAAGCACCGGCACCAGCCCCGGTCGTCCCTCCGGCACAGTAA
- a CDS encoding Mal regulon transcriptional regulator MalI, which yields MTTTAKKITINDVASAAGVSVATVSLVLSGKGRISAATGARVNEAIEKLGFVRNRQAVSLRGGQSGVIGLIVRDLCNPFYAELTAGLTDELEKQGKLLFLTQSGAQGQHMQRCFDTLVSQGVDGIIIAGAAGQGAELRELADQKSLPLVFASRASYLEEADIIRPDNMQAAQLVTEHLIKRGHQRIAWLGGRGSSLTRAERLGGYCSTLLKYGLPFHSEWILECESSQKQAADAITTLLQHNPTITAVLCHNSTIAMGAWFGLLRAGRQSGEGSLDSYYDRHIALAAFAEVMDEELDDLPLTWVSTPAREIGRSAGLRVLQRAQSGDDEARNQIMPARLVVRKS from the coding sequence ATGACCACGACGGCCAAAAAAATCACAATCAATGACGTTGCCAGCGCCGCGGGCGTTTCGGTGGCAACCGTTTCGCTGGTATTAAGCGGTAAAGGGCGTATATCAGCAGCGACGGGTGCGCGGGTTAATGAAGCAATCGAAAAGCTGGGCTTCGTGCGTAATCGCCAGGCGGTATCGCTGCGCGGTGGGCAAAGTGGAGTCATAGGCCTGATCGTGCGCGATCTCTGTAATCCTTTTTATGCTGAACTGACGGCGGGATTAACGGACGAGCTGGAAAAACAGGGCAAACTGCTTTTCCTGACGCAGAGCGGCGCGCAGGGTCAGCATATGCAGCGCTGTTTCGACACGCTGGTTTCCCAGGGCGTAGACGGCATTATTATTGCCGGGGCGGCAGGGCAGGGCGCTGAACTCAGGGAGCTTGCGGATCAAAAAAGCCTGCCGCTGGTGTTTGCCTCGCGCGCGAGCTATCTCGAAGAGGCCGACATCATCCGCCCGGATAACATGCAGGCGGCTCAGCTGGTCACGGAACATTTGATTAAGCGCGGTCACCAGCGCATTGCCTGGCTGGGGGGACGGGGGTCGTCACTTACCCGTGCCGAGCGGCTGGGCGGCTACTGTTCGACGTTGCTGAAATATGGCTTGCCGTTTCACAGCGAATGGATACTGGAGTGCGAATCAAGCCAGAAGCAGGCTGCAGACGCTATCACCACGCTCCTGCAGCATAATCCCACGATTACCGCCGTGCTTTGCCACAATAGCACTATCGCCATGGGCGCATGGTTTGGGCTGCTGCGCGCGGGCCGTCAGAGCGGAGAAGGCAGCCTGGACAGCTATTACGATCGCCACATTGCGCTGGCTGCGTTTGCGGAAGTCATGGATGAGGAACTGGACGATTTGCCGCTGACCTGGGTTTCTACGCCAGCCCGCGAGATTGGCCGCAGCGCGGGCCTGCGTGTTTTACAGCGTGCGCAAAGCGGTGATGACGAAGCGCGAAATCAGATCATGCCCGCCCGGCTTGTAGTACGGAAGAGCTAA
- the malX gene encoding maltose/glucose-specific PTS transporter subunit IIBC: MAANTPQKITLWEFFQNLGKTFMLPVALLSFCGIMLGIGSSLSSHDVVTLLPALGNPVLQLIFVWMSKVGSFAFSFLPIMFCIAIPLGLASENKGVAAFAGFVGYVVMNLGVNFWLTAKGILPTTDAAVLKANNIQNILGIQSIDTGILGAVIAGVIVAMLHKRFHNIRLPDALAFFGGTRFVPIITTVVMGLVGLVIPLIWPVFAAGITGIGNVINSAGIFGPMIFGTGERLLLPFGLQHILVALIRFTEAGGTMDVCGHSVSGALTIFQAQLSCPTVHGFSESATRFLSQGKMPAFLGGLPGAALAMYHCARPENRHKIKGLLISGVIACVVGGTTEPLEFLFLFVAPVLYLIHALLTGLGFTIMAVLGVTIGNTDGNVIDFVVFGILHGLSTKWYMVPVVAAIWFAGYYVIFRFAITRFNIKTPGRDIDTTTSAEKALAGQVGKSGYNVPAMLAALGGAENVVTLDNCITRLRMTVKDMALVNSAALKNLRAIGVVQLNQHNLQVVIGPQVQSVKDEMASLMITAQA; encoded by the coding sequence ATGGCGGCTAATACACCACAAAAAATTACGCTTTGGGAATTTTTTCAAAACCTGGGCAAAACCTTCATGCTGCCGGTGGCGCTGCTGTCGTTCTGCGGGATCATGCTGGGGATCGGCAGCTCTTTAAGCAGCCATGACGTCGTCACGCTGCTCCCTGCGCTGGGTAACCCGGTGCTGCAGCTCATCTTCGTGTGGATGAGTAAAGTCGGCTCCTTCGCCTTCAGCTTCCTGCCTATTATGTTCTGTATCGCAATCCCGCTGGGGCTGGCGAGCGAGAATAAAGGCGTCGCCGCCTTTGCCGGTTTTGTCGGCTACGTGGTAATGAACCTGGGCGTTAACTTCTGGCTGACCGCGAAGGGCATTCTGCCAACTACCGATGCCGCCGTTCTCAAAGCGAACAATATTCAGAACATCCTCGGTATTCAGTCTATTGATACGGGGATCCTGGGCGCGGTCATTGCGGGCGTGATTGTGGCAATGCTGCACAAACGCTTCCACAACATCCGCCTACCGGACGCGCTGGCCTTCTTCGGCGGCACTCGTTTTGTGCCGATCATTACTACCGTAGTGATGGGTCTTGTCGGCCTGGTTATCCCGTTAATCTGGCCCGTATTTGCAGCCGGGATCACCGGAATTGGCAATGTGATCAATAGCGCTGGCATTTTCGGGCCGATGATCTTCGGTACCGGCGAGCGTCTTCTGCTGCCGTTTGGTCTGCAGCACATTCTGGTGGCGCTGATTCGCTTTACCGAAGCTGGCGGTACCATGGACGTCTGCGGCCACAGTGTCAGCGGCGCACTGACCATCTTCCAGGCGCAGCTGAGCTGCCCGACGGTGCACGGCTTCTCTGAAAGCGCAACCCGCTTCCTGTCGCAGGGTAAAATGCCCGCCTTCCTGGGCGGTCTACCGGGCGCGGCGCTGGCGATGTACCACTGTGCCCGTCCTGAAAACCGTCACAAAATTAAAGGCCTGCTGATTTCTGGCGTTATCGCCTGCGTCGTGGGCGGCACCACTGAACCGCTGGAATTCCTGTTCCTGTTCGTTGCTCCGGTTCTTTACCTCATCCATGCCCTGCTGACCGGCCTCGGCTTCACCATCATGGCGGTGCTGGGCGTGACTATCGGCAACACCGACGGCAATGTCATCGACTTCGTGGTCTTTGGGATCCTGCACGGCCTGTCCACCAAGTGGTACATGGTGCCCGTCGTAGCGGCTATCTGGTTCGCGGGCTACTACGTCATCTTCCGCTTCGCGATTACCCGTTTTAACATTAAAACACCGGGCCGCGATATCGACACCACCACCAGCGCTGAAAAAGCGCTTGCGGGTCAGGTCGGCAAATCCGGCTATAACGTACCGGCTATGCTGGCGGCGCTGGGCGGCGCGGAAAACGTCGTCACGCTGGATAACTGCATCACCCGCCTGCGTATGACGGTGAAAGATATGGCGCTGGTCAATAGCGCAGCGCTGAAAAACCTGCGAGCCATTGGCGTTGTGCAACTGAACCAGCACAACCTGCAGGTGGTCATCGGGCCACAGGTTCAGTCGGTAAAAGATGAAATGGCGAGCCTGATGATTACGGCTCAGGCGTAA